One window of Athalia rosae chromosome 2, iyAthRosa1.1, whole genome shotgun sequence genomic DNA carries:
- the LOC105692524 gene encoding solute carrier family 66 member 3, with translation MYLQLFADFLSIITILMCLVQKIPQIMNLIKLKSAAGISLLGLFLELTSYTVMTSYNYTNGYSLLSYMEYPIILVQEFVLIYLVLLYLNLVNPGSILVTILYFSIFGAFLFQIIPKSVLTILAPMCTPISASSKVAQLAAILRAKNAETISVLTWVISTLTNLTRVFTIWMDSADLVLLSNFIISVSLSGSIMLSTIYFKRQVKQK, from the exons ATGTATCTGCAACTATTCGCTGATTTTTTAAGCATCATCACCATACTGATGTGTCTTGTACAAAAAATACCACAGATTATGAATCTGATCAAACTCAAATCAGCTGCTGGAATATCACTGCTTGGATTATTTCTGGAACTTACAAG ttatacAGTGATGACTAGCTATAATTACACAAATGGATACTCTTTGTTGTCATACATGGAATATCCGATTATTCTGGTGCAGGAATTTGTACTCATATATCTCGTTCTATTGTACTTGAACCTTGTGAATCCAGGTTCCATCTTGGTCACCATTCTTTACTTCTCTATCTTTGGCGCTTTCTTGTTTCAAATTATCCCGAAGAGTGTGTTGACTATTCTAGCG CCAATGTGTACACCGATCTCTGCATCGAGTAAAGTAGCTCAGCTGGCAGCTATTTTACGTGCAAAAAATGCTGAAACAATTTCTGTGCTCACATGGGTTATTTCTACACTGACAAATCTCA CTAGAGTGTTTACGATATGGATGGACTCTGCAGATCTTGTTTTATTGAGCAACTTTATTATCTCGGTATCGCTTAGCGGCAGCATAATGCTCTCTACTATATATTTCAAACGACAAGTTAAGCAAAAGTAA
- the LOC105692520 gene encoding uncharacterized protein LOC105692520: MDSPPSCSLSATGPLSDLGSSGLGGSISSDSVRAHLAIEMLESDLESKSLSQDSFDYSDGMCQENFNTLKKGPGWAEIDGKLEVEVVDVAIKPPPEFQDSPSPPDSVSSAAPILCYPHATRRATPRWIDKMAEMLMQLIVEEALVISCRISWPEGRIAPGSNPVPIVATNAQNSRLFWTSDLLTYSPPCQGTVAITPYSTLNRPNSRCSLSSSRLSSSHNSLNTSGLNHKADDSSFITSAMSHDVLTTSEISDMYNVPFDSDIYTVPIDMVRPLHELRTPQRPKRHRHHRKRRRNVSASSQSELEAHIQQARQYCGKPRAITHVIKSQRLLTEVCCNEAANGKRHSVPGTSGRHPSQSSNSQAHNIGEPIHMTLHEVRQYLQTLYSSSSDSSENKIKRDKIPASQTPIHLAAPKGLSINNNNRYSNPHTDSSTDTPISNKTNNGLVHNNNNNANFRKHKKNAFANIKNKKVKDEQQKEKADTEREKMKKSQRNFSLNLKQTLCNIFRFRRLGSPEHFVGKRNSIVQGDIVEEEEGIDSDQHTNNNNTTTEVDGATQKLPFFKRALPPLPKSNGQLRVEQAEDALTAMVPKPESPAPSPLVPVHLPKDDDEAAEDTSMDFAASIEKVKDYGWYWGPISGEAAEKILSNEPDGSFIVRDSSDDHYIFSLSFRLNSCVRHVRIEHDQGNFSFGSCTKFKSHTIVDFIENAVEHSRSGRYLFFLHRRPVLGPMRVQLLHPVSRFKQVQSLQHICRFVILKMVRRDLIPTLPLPRRLIDYLSTPHYYSEQLAEQDDRAESPVSSSTGELEKICFTPQGLS; encoded by the exons ATGGACTCTCCGCCATCCTGCTCGCTAAGTGCCACTGGGCCACTGAGTGACCTCGGCAGCAGTGGACTTGGAGGTTCTATATCCAGTGATTCTGTGCGAGCACATCTTGCTATTGAG ATGCTGGAGAGTGATCTGGAAAGTAAATCTCTGTCGCAAGATTCATTCGATTATTCTGATGGTATGTGTCAAGAGAATTTCAATACTTTAAAAAAAGGGCCTGGATGGGCAGAAATAGATGGTAAATTGGAAGTGGAAGTTGTCGACGTTGCGATTAAACCTCCTCCAGAATTTCAAGACAGTCCATCGCCGCCAGATTCGGTATCTTCGGCGGCGCCGATTCTTTGTTATCCTCATGCAACGCGTCGTGCAACACCGAGATGGATTGACAAAATGGCTGAAATGTTGATGCAACTTATAGTGGAAGAAGCTCTAGTCATATCCTGCAGGATTTCTTGGCCGGAAGGTAGAATAGCGCCAGGGTCAAATCCCGTACCCATAGTCGCAACAAACGCACAAAATTcacgactcttctggacttcggaTCTGTTGACATATTCTCCTCCGTGCCAGGGAACGGTCGCGATAACGCCCTACAGTACACTTAATCGTCCGAATTCTCGTTGCTCCCTCTCATCCTCACGCTTATCTAGCTCCCATAATTCACTGAATACCTCGGGTCTTAATCACAAAGCAGACGACAGCAGTTTTATTACATCGGCAATGTCTCATGACGTTTTAACGACTAGTGAAATTAGtgatatgtataacgtaccaTTTGATTCTGATATTTATACCGTACCTATAGACATGGTACGACCCTTGCATGAACTCAGAACACCTCAGAGACCCAAGAGGCACAGGCATCATAGGAAGAGACGGAGAAATGTGTCTGCTAGTTCTCAAAGTGAACTAGAAGCGCACATTCAACAGGCGAGACAATATTGTGGCAAGCCTCGTGCCATCACCCATGTTATCAAGTCTCAAAGACTTTTAACGGAAGTGTGTTGTAACGAAGCAGCTAATGGAAAGCGTCACAGTGTACCAGGAACTTCGGGTCGTCATCCGTCTCAATCTTCTAATAGCCAAGCGCACAATATTGGCGAGCCGATCCACATGACACTGCACGAAGTGCGCCAGTACTTGCAAACATTATATTCAAGCTCCAGTGATTctagtgaaaataaaataaaacgtgaTAAAATACCTGCGAGTCAAACACCCATACATCTAGCAGCGCCAAAGGGTCTtagtataaataataacaatagatATAGTAATCCCCATACAGACTCGTCAACAGACACCCCAATTTCtaataaaacgaataacgGGCTAGttcacaataataataacaatgctAATTTTAGAAAGCATAAAAAGAATGCATTCgctaatattaaaaataaaaaagtcaaagacgaacaacaaaaagaaaaggctGATACTGAAagagagaagatgaaaaagtcACAGCGTAACTTCTCATTAAATTTAAAACAAACTCTTTGTAATATCTTTAGGTTTAGGCGTCTTGGTTCTCCGGAACATTTTGTAGGTAAACGAAATAGTATCGTTCAAGGTGATATTgtagaggaagaggagggCATTGACTCTGATCAACAtaccaataacaataataccaCCACCGAAGTTGATGGAGCCACGCAAAAGTTGCCTTTTTTTAAACGCGCACTACCCCCCTTGCCTAAAAGTAACGGACAACTTAGAGTTGAACAAGCTGAGGATGCGCTCACCGCCATGGTGCCAAAACCTGAATCTCCAGCGCCTTCACCTCTGGTACCAGTTCATCTACCAAAAGATGATGACGAGGCTGCTGAAGATACCAGCATGGATTTTGCTGCAAgcattgaaaaagtgaaagat TATGGTTGGTATTGGGGACCGATATCTGGGGAAGCggcagaaaaaatattatctaaTGAACCGGATGGATCATTCATTGTTCGAGATAGCAGCGATGACCACTACATATTTTCGTTATCATTCAGACTCAACAGTTGCGTGAGGCACGTGAGGATAGAGCATGATCAGG GTAACTTCAGTTTTGGCAGTTGTACCAAATTTAAGTCCCATACTATTGTGGACTTCATCGAAAATGCGGTTGAACATTCGCGCAGCggacgttatttattttttcttcatcggcGGCCTGTGTTGGGTCCGATGCGTGTTCAACTCCTTCATCCAGTATCAAGGTTCAAGCAGGTACAAAGTCTGCAACACATATGCAGATTTGTTATACTGAAAATGGTACGCAGGGACTTAATTCCCACTCTGCCTTTACCTCGTCGCCTCATCGATTACCTAAGCACACCTCATTACTACAGCGAACAACTTGCTGAACAGGATGATCGCGCAGAATCACCTGTTAGCTCTTCTACCGGCGAACTGGAGAAGATTTGTTTTACGCCACAGGGTTTGTCGTGA
- the LOC105692525 gene encoding ubiquitin-conjugating enzyme E2 G2 isoform X1, whose amino-acid sequence MAGSALRRLMAEYKQLTLNPPEGIIAGPINEENFFEWEALITGPEGTCFEDGVFPAKLIFPPDYPLSPPKMQFTCEMFHPNIYADGRVCISILHAPGDDPMGYESSAERWSPVQSVEKILLSVVSMLAEPNDESGANVDAAKMWREDRAEFERIAQRLVKKTLGIPS is encoded by the exons ATGGCGGGATCTGCGCTGAGACGATTAATGGCAGAATATAAAC AATTAACGTTAAATCCACCTGAGGGAATAATTGCTGGCCCaattaacgaagaaaatttttttgagtgGGAAGCGTTGATAAC CGGACCAGAAGGCACCTGCTTCGAGGATGGAGTATTTCCAGCAAAACTTATATTTCCACCAGATTACCCCCTGAGTCCACCAAAAATGCAGTTCACTTGCGAGATGTTTCATCCTAATA TATATGCCGATGGAAGGGTCTGCATCAGCATTCTTCACGCTCCAGGCGACGATCCTATGGGTTACGAGAGCAGCGCAGAAAGATGGAGTCCTGTTCAAagcgtagaaaaaattttattgagtGTTGTAAGTATGTTAGCAGAGCCAAACGACGAGAGTGGTGCCAACGTTGATGCTGCAAAAATGTGGAGGGAAGATCGTgccgaatttgaaagaattgcTCAAAGACTAGTGAAAAAAACTCTTGGCATTCCATCGTAG
- the LOC105692525 gene encoding ubiquitin-conjugating enzyme E2 G2 isoform X2: MQFTCEMFHPNIYADGRVCISILHAPGDDPMGYESSAERWSPVQSVEKILLSVVSMLAEPNDESGANVDAAKMWREDRAEFERIAQRLVKKTLGIPS, translated from the exons ATGCAGTTCACTTGCGAGATGTTTCATCCTAATA TATATGCCGATGGAAGGGTCTGCATCAGCATTCTTCACGCTCCAGGCGACGATCCTATGGGTTACGAGAGCAGCGCAGAAAGATGGAGTCCTGTTCAAagcgtagaaaaaattttattgagtGTTGTAAGTATGTTAGCAGAGCCAAACGACGAGAGTGGTGCCAACGTTGATGCTGCAAAAATGTGGAGGGAAGATCGTgccgaatttgaaagaattgcTCAAAGACTAGTGAAAAAAACTCTTGGCATTCCATCGTAG
- the LOC105692521 gene encoding ATP-dependent RNA helicase SUV3 homolog, mitochondrial isoform X2 — MIPTTRRISETLLRRSSVFCSTLQNRYLKVGVYFAQPLRGRKDDSTPISSLFKPVSVKPNPDDINVGVELSGNLDKQELLKVLNQFYSRKEIKLLAKESGLDTYLHHQAFISFRRYCLDADALSSDLHVVISDILQGSGHVADIFPYYLRHAKQMFPHIECMDDLKQISDLRTPANWYPLARAKIRKIIFHVGPTNSGKTYHALERFMTSQSGVYCGPLKLLAAEVYSKCNDRGTPCDLVTGEERNYAQGEGNQSNHISCTVEMTSVSTPYEVAIIDEVQLIKDPGRGWAWTRALLGVIADEVHLCGEAAAIDLVRSICVTTGEDVEVRRYKRLTPLEIEQKALVSIENVLPGDCVVCFSKNDIYSVSRAIEARGIEVAVIYGSLPPGTKLAQAAKFNDVNNPCKVLIATDAIGMGLNLSIRRIIFHTLMKPSINEKGEKEMEVISVSSALQIAGRAGRFGTQWEKGYVTTYRPEDLSTLERLLSQEPEVITQAGLHPTPDQIELYAYYLPNSTLSNLMDIFVSLSIVDDSLYFMCNMEEFKFLADMIQHVPLPLRARYVFCCAPVNKKIPFVCTMFLKFARQYSKNEMLTFDWVCQNVGWPVSTPNTIIDLIHLEAVFDVMDLYLWFSYRFIDLFPDAKIIRDTQKELDAVIQDGVLRLTRLLKNSESGGPNGKVSALDEDRFVLNTQKNHYYKGVKSVTSQIIGEGKLTQRLLDQGLLTAHMLDELRKEWEQKSNNFTEDPRRPKRTRNN; from the exons atgatacCAACGACACGACGGATTTCGGAGACTCTACTTCGGAGGAGCAGTGTTTTCTGTTCCACCTTACAAAATAG ATACCTTAAAGTTGGGGTATATTTCGCTCAACCTCTGAGGGGCAGAAAAGATGATTCAACGCCAATCAGTTCGTTGTTTAAGCCAGTTTCAGTCAAGCCGAATCCAGATGATATCAACGTTGGAGTAGAGCTCAGTGGAAATTTGGATAAACAAGAGTTGCTCAAGGTGCTTAACCAATTTTATTCCAGAAAGGAAATCAAATTGCTTGCCAAGGAAAGTGGATTAGACA CCTATTTACACCATCAGGCATTTATCAGCTTTCGACGATATTGCCTGGATGCTGATGCGTTGTCGTCAGATTTACATGTTGTAATTAGTGATATTCTTCAAGGCAGTGGTCATGTGGCAGACATTTTTCCATATTATCTGCGTCACGCAAAACAAATGTTCCCACACATAGAATGTATGGATGATTTGAAGCAAATAAGTGACCTGAGAACACCAGCAAATTG GTACCCTCTAGCGAGAgctaaaataagaaaaattatatttcatgtCGGCCCAACAAACAGTGGTAAAACTTACCATGCGCTTGAGAGGTTCATGACATCCCAGAGTGGGGTGTATTGTGGGCCGCTTAAATTACTAGCTGCAGAAGTATACAGCAAATGCAATGACAGA GGCACTCCTTGTGACTTGGTAacaggagaagaaagaaattatgCACAAGGAGAAGGAAACCAATCCAATCACATATCTTGCACAGTCGAGATGACGAGCGTATCCACACCTT aCGAGGTTGCCATTATAGACGAAGTCCAATTGATAAAGGATCCGGGTAGAGGATGGGCATGGACGAGAGCTTTGCTGGGAGTAATAGCAGATGAAGTTCATCTTTGTGGTGAAGCAGCTGCCATAGACTTA GTTCGTTCAATATGTGTAACAACAGGGGAGGACGTTGAGGTCCGAAGATATAAACGCTTAACACCTCtggaaattgaacaaaaagcATTAGTATCAATAGAAAATGTATTGCCTGGAGATTGTGTAGTTTGTTTTAGTAAAAACGACATTTATTCCGTTTCACGTGCAATTGAAGCCCGTGGTATCGAAGTAGCGGTAATATATGGAAGTCTTCCACCAGGAACTAAGCTGGCCCAGGCTGCAAAATTCAATGACGTCAATAATCCATGTAAAGTTTTAATTGCTACAGATGCTATTGGGATGGGATTAAATTT GAGTataagaagaataatttttcacactttGATGAAACCGTCCATAaatgaaaaaggggaaaaagagaTGGAAGTAATATCGGTTTCGTCTGCTCTGCAAATAGCTGGTCGAGCGGGACGGTTTGGAACACAATGGGAGAAA GGTTACGTGACTACCTACAGACCTGAAGACCTGTCTACGTTAGAAAGGTTACTTAGTCAAGAACCGGAAGTAATCACACAAGCTGGCTTACATCCTACACCCGACCAAATAGAACTCTACGCTTACTATTTGCCCAATTCTACACTATCGAATTTAATG GATATATTTGTCTCGTTATCAATAGTCGATGACTCCTTGTACTTCATGTGTAATATGGAAGAGTTCAAATTTCTAGCTGACATGATACAGCATGTACCTCTTCCATTACGTGCCAGATATGTTTTTTGCTGTGCAccagtgaacaaaaaaataccgtTTGTTTGTACAATGTTTTTGAAG TTCGCTAGACAATATAGTAAGAATGAAATGTTGACATTCGACTGGGTCTGTCAAAATGTCGGCTGGCCTGTTTCTACCCCAAACACAATTATTGATTTGATTCACTTGGAAGCCGTATTTGATGTTATGGATCTCTACCTCTGGTTCAG CTATCGATTTATCGATCTCTTTCCTGATGCTAAAATTATAAGAGATACCCAAAAAGAATTGGATGCTGTCATCCAAGATGGTGTACTTCGATTGACGAGGTTGCTGAAGAATTCGGAATCag GCGGACCTAATGGCAAGGTGTCAGCTCTGGACGAGGATCGTTTCGTACTGAACACGCAGAAGAACCATTATTACAAAG GAGTAAAAAGCGTGACATCTCAAATAATTGGCGAAGGCAAATTAACGCAAAGATTATTAGACCAAGGACTCCTTACAGCGCACATGCTTGATGAATTACGTAAAGAGTGGGAAcag AAGTCAAACAATTTCACGGAGGATCCACGGAGACCGAAACGAACCC GCAACAACTAA
- the LOC105692521 gene encoding ATP-dependent RNA helicase SUV3 homolog, mitochondrial isoform X1: MIPTTRRISETLLRRSSVFCSTLQNRYLKVGVYFAQPLRGRKDDSTPISSLFKPVSVKPNPDDINVGVELSGNLDKQELLKVLNQFYSRKEIKLLAKESGLDTYLHHQAFISFRRYCLDADALSSDLHVVISDILQGSGHVADIFPYYLRHAKQMFPHIECMDDLKQISDLRTPANWYPLARAKIRKIIFHVGPTNSGKTYHALERFMTSQSGVYCGPLKLLAAEVYSKCNDRGTPCDLVTGEERNYAQGEGNQSNHISCTVEMTSVSTPYEVAIIDEVQLIKDPGRGWAWTRALLGVIADEVHLCGEAAAIDLVRSICVTTGEDVEVRRYKRLTPLEIEQKALVSIENVLPGDCVVCFSKNDIYSVSRAIEARGIEVAVIYGSLPPGTKLAQAAKFNDVNNPCKVLIATDAIGMGLNLSIRRIIFHTLMKPSINEKGEKEMEVISVSSALQIAGRAGRFGTQWEKGYVTTYRPEDLSTLERLLSQEPEVITQAGLHPTPDQIELYAYYLPNSTLSNLMDIFVSLSIVDDSLYFMCNMEEFKFLADMIQHVPLPLRARYVFCCAPVNKKIPFVCTMFLKFARQYSKNEMLTFDWVCQNVGWPVSTPNTIIDLIHLEAVFDVMDLYLWFSYRFIDLFPDAKIIRDTQKELDAVIQDGVLRLTRLLKNSESGGPNGKVSALDEDRFVLNTQKNHYYKGVKSVTSQIIGEGKLTQRLLDQGLLTAHMLDELRKEWEQKSNNFTEDPRRPKRTRKPK, encoded by the exons atgatacCAACGACACGACGGATTTCGGAGACTCTACTTCGGAGGAGCAGTGTTTTCTGTTCCACCTTACAAAATAG ATACCTTAAAGTTGGGGTATATTTCGCTCAACCTCTGAGGGGCAGAAAAGATGATTCAACGCCAATCAGTTCGTTGTTTAAGCCAGTTTCAGTCAAGCCGAATCCAGATGATATCAACGTTGGAGTAGAGCTCAGTGGAAATTTGGATAAACAAGAGTTGCTCAAGGTGCTTAACCAATTTTATTCCAGAAAGGAAATCAAATTGCTTGCCAAGGAAAGTGGATTAGACA CCTATTTACACCATCAGGCATTTATCAGCTTTCGACGATATTGCCTGGATGCTGATGCGTTGTCGTCAGATTTACATGTTGTAATTAGTGATATTCTTCAAGGCAGTGGTCATGTGGCAGACATTTTTCCATATTATCTGCGTCACGCAAAACAAATGTTCCCACACATAGAATGTATGGATGATTTGAAGCAAATAAGTGACCTGAGAACACCAGCAAATTG GTACCCTCTAGCGAGAgctaaaataagaaaaattatatttcatgtCGGCCCAACAAACAGTGGTAAAACTTACCATGCGCTTGAGAGGTTCATGACATCCCAGAGTGGGGTGTATTGTGGGCCGCTTAAATTACTAGCTGCAGAAGTATACAGCAAATGCAATGACAGA GGCACTCCTTGTGACTTGGTAacaggagaagaaagaaattatgCACAAGGAGAAGGAAACCAATCCAATCACATATCTTGCACAGTCGAGATGACGAGCGTATCCACACCTT aCGAGGTTGCCATTATAGACGAAGTCCAATTGATAAAGGATCCGGGTAGAGGATGGGCATGGACGAGAGCTTTGCTGGGAGTAATAGCAGATGAAGTTCATCTTTGTGGTGAAGCAGCTGCCATAGACTTA GTTCGTTCAATATGTGTAACAACAGGGGAGGACGTTGAGGTCCGAAGATATAAACGCTTAACACCTCtggaaattgaacaaaaagcATTAGTATCAATAGAAAATGTATTGCCTGGAGATTGTGTAGTTTGTTTTAGTAAAAACGACATTTATTCCGTTTCACGTGCAATTGAAGCCCGTGGTATCGAAGTAGCGGTAATATATGGAAGTCTTCCACCAGGAACTAAGCTGGCCCAGGCTGCAAAATTCAATGACGTCAATAATCCATGTAAAGTTTTAATTGCTACAGATGCTATTGGGATGGGATTAAATTT GAGTataagaagaataatttttcacactttGATGAAACCGTCCATAaatgaaaaaggggaaaaagagaTGGAAGTAATATCGGTTTCGTCTGCTCTGCAAATAGCTGGTCGAGCGGGACGGTTTGGAACACAATGGGAGAAA GGTTACGTGACTACCTACAGACCTGAAGACCTGTCTACGTTAGAAAGGTTACTTAGTCAAGAACCGGAAGTAATCACACAAGCTGGCTTACATCCTACACCCGACCAAATAGAACTCTACGCTTACTATTTGCCCAATTCTACACTATCGAATTTAATG GATATATTTGTCTCGTTATCAATAGTCGATGACTCCTTGTACTTCATGTGTAATATGGAAGAGTTCAAATTTCTAGCTGACATGATACAGCATGTACCTCTTCCATTACGTGCCAGATATGTTTTTTGCTGTGCAccagtgaacaaaaaaataccgtTTGTTTGTACAATGTTTTTGAAG TTCGCTAGACAATATAGTAAGAATGAAATGTTGACATTCGACTGGGTCTGTCAAAATGTCGGCTGGCCTGTTTCTACCCCAAACACAATTATTGATTTGATTCACTTGGAAGCCGTATTTGATGTTATGGATCTCTACCTCTGGTTCAG CTATCGATTTATCGATCTCTTTCCTGATGCTAAAATTATAAGAGATACCCAAAAAGAATTGGATGCTGTCATCCAAGATGGTGTACTTCGATTGACGAGGTTGCTGAAGAATTCGGAATCag GCGGACCTAATGGCAAGGTGTCAGCTCTGGACGAGGATCGTTTCGTACTGAACACGCAGAAGAACCATTATTACAAAG GAGTAAAAAGCGTGACATCTCAAATAATTGGCGAAGGCAAATTAACGCAAAGATTATTAGACCAAGGACTCCTTACAGCGCACATGCTTGATGAATTACGTAAAGAGTGGGAAcag AAGTCAAACAATTTCACGGAGGATCCACGGAGACCGAAACGAACCCGTAAgccaaaataa
- the LOC105692522 gene encoding uncharacterized protein LOC105692522 — protein MTRKCALCKATNYKQTYSFFSAPKDPEIRKKWQAIIPFPDYKVSDDTFVCSKHFRPSDIITHWVSGVPPHVVTIKYKKCRLRVGAVPFVDVATSDNPNDEVQFEQAGSNDGIPTNEIDFPISKAKLEESIADNEVPKDTYAISRIPQSSFEESNGTIKQSIRFTRVGQMQDSAGDTEVRGFDGSEELFEYEYESIQVDKADISVDTKALEENSDNQVNSKLLNARTYRNVYTKRDSRVHSIRSEPTAPITAEVQQMEVDPLILNTEYLTEIDIPKHENILENDDRKSQRQDLGNHVMEILQCQVEAKNAENKSTLTSCDTMLFEDLLEIYTEVTLPRGWACLVTSKGRSTTVVYLYMNTPTNHIPVVEKEVYIKSDMIMHCGVGSKEIDLFLHGLIKDGRDNKVRTLSDIEELIDELDQRHICEGGPIVHNFDDVEVGVAYIDGIKWRHTGCPIVINNGSMKCSKCVRLNGTIARRRNRTSGASRMDMLLEKEKQIERLQRSLAKVERRNEKLKKSGDSFKNRVRLMVDQETKKIQKAIQVSFTKVALDLVFSNPSLS, from the exons ATGACACGGAAATGTGCTCTTTGCAAGGCAACAAACTATAAACAAACTTACagctttttttctgctccaaaagaTCCAGAGATTAGGAAGAAATGGCAAGCGATAATCCCTTTCCCAGATTACAAAGTCTCTGACGATACTTTTGTTTGCAGTAAACACTTTAGGCCTAGTGACATTATCACGCATTGGGTCAGCGGAGTCCCTCCACACGTTGTTACA ATAAAGTACAAGAAATGCAGGTTACGGGTGGGGGCAGTACCATTTGTGGATGTTGCAACCAGCGATAATCCAAATGATGAAGTTCAATTTGAGCAAGCCGGTTCCAACGATGGAATACCAACAAATGAAatagattttccaatttctaaAGCAAAACTTGAGGAGTCTATCGCCGACAATGAAGTACCTAAAGACACCTACGCTATCTCTAGGATTCCTCAGTCAAGTTTCGAAGAATCTAATGGAACGATAAAACAATCGATCAGATTTACACGTGTTGGTCAGATGCAGGATTCTGCAGGAGACACAGAAGTGAGAGGATTTGATGGGTCTGAAGAATTATTCGAGTATGAATATGAATCGATTCAGGTAGACAAAGCAGATATATCTGTGGATACAAAGGCATTGGAAGAAAATTCAGATAATCAGGTTAATAGTAAATTACTCAATGCAAGGACATATCGAAACGTATATACTAAGCGGGACTCGCGAGTTCATAGTATAAGATCCGAGCCAACTGCCCCAATTACGGCTGAAGTACAACAAATGGAGGTTGATCCTCTGATTTTGAACACTGAATATCTCACGGAAATTGATATCCCTaaacatgaaaatattttagagAATGACGATAGAAAATCTCAAAGACAAGATCTTGGGAATCATGTGATGGAAATATTGCAATGTCAAGTTGAAGCAAAGAATGCTGAAAACAAATCCACCTTAACTTCGTGTGACACTATGCTCTTCGAAGATTTACTCGAAATTTATACAGAAGTAACGCTTCCGCGTGGTTGGGCGTGTCTTGTAACTTCCAAGGGACGTTCTACGACAGTTGTTTATCTCTACATGAATACGCCTACAAATCACATACCTGTGGTTGAAAAAGAGGTATACATAAAGAGCGATATGATCATGCACTGCGGAGTCGGGAGCAAAGAAATTGATCTCTTCCTTCACGGTCTCATCAAAGATGGCAGAGATAATAAGGTTCGCACTTTATCCGACATAGAAGAACTCATCGATGAATTAGATCAACGACATATTTGCGAAG gcgGTCCGATTGTGCACAATTTTGACGATGTAGAAGTCGGTGTTGCATATATCGATGGTATAAAATGGAGGCACACAGGATGTCCGATTGTAATTAATAACGgatcaatgaaatgttctAAATGTGTCCGTCTCAATGGTACAATTGCTCGCAGAAGAAATAGAACTTCAGGAGCATCGAGAATGGACATGcttttagaaaaagaaaaacagatagAAAGATTACAGAGATCATTGGCAAAAGTGGaaagacgaaacgaaaaattaaagaaaagtgGAGATAGTTTCAAGAATAGAGTCAGACTTATGGTCgatcaagaaacaaaaaaaatacaaaaggcGATACAAGTCAGCTTCACCAAGGTAGCTTTAGATCTGGTTTTTTCCAATCCCAGTTTATCGTAA